A window from Gallus gallus isolate bGalGal1 chromosome 7, bGalGal1.mat.broiler.GRCg7b, whole genome shotgun sequence encodes these proteins:
- the B3GALT1 gene encoding beta-1,3-galactosyltransferase 1 isoform X2 — MTTRPARDRTALSLAPVFRSCWGSGSSARVPAASSHRLGCGASRRGRGPVPASALLGPARPSRTAALCGPDPAPHTRGDPRRPPRLPPPGNSAAGGARSDWPLLVTRSRLLGAARASIGWRRCQSERASPPAARAALSWGGRCCRASRRLVLVRLRAEQGCRLRGGGRHSGAERRANAAGFAICSLHWFNM; from the coding sequence ATGACGACGCGCCCCGCGCGTGACAGGACAGCCCTCAGCCTCGCTCCGGTGTTCcggagctgctggggaagtgGCTCCAGCGCGCGCgttcctgctgccagcagccaccgCCTCGGCTGCGGTGCATCCCGGAGAGGCCGAGGCCCTGTCCCAGCATCGGCCCTGCTGGGCCCGGCCCGACCGAGCCGCACCGCCGCGCTCTGCGGGCCCGACCCGGCCCCTCACACCCGCGGCGacccccgccgcccgcctcgGCTGCCCCCTCCCGGAAACAGCGCCGCCGGAGGGGCGCGCTCCGATTGGCCCTTACTCGTGACACGCTCCCGCCTCCTCGGCGCGGCGCGGGCGTCGATTGGCTGGCGGCGCTGTCAGTCGGAGAGGGCGAGTCCCCCCGCTGCCCGGGCTGCGCTCTCGTGGGGCGGGCGCTGCTGCCGGGCGTCGCGGCGGCTGGTGCTGGTGCGGCTACGGGCGGAGCAGGGATGccggctgcggggcggcgggcggcacTCCGGCGCGGAGCGGAGGGCGAACGCGGCCG